The following is a genomic window from Flavobacteriales bacterium.
ATCGGGCAAGGGCTTGCGATATCCCTTGGGCCAGTCCGCCGCCGGGTAGCCGATGTAGAACAGACCCATGCAGCGGTCGCCGTCGGCCAGGCCCAGGAAGCGGCGCATGCCATCGCCGGTGACCACCGCACCGGTTCCCCAGAAGCCGCCCAGCCCGTAGGCGGTGCAGGTGAGGTGCATGTTCTGTACGGCGCAGGCCAGGGCCAGCTGCTCCTCCAGCTCGCTGATCTTGCCGCGCGGGTCGCGGGCCAGGCCCAACGCCACCACCACGCTGGCCTGCAGCGGCCGTTGGACGGCGTTCTCGTGCTTGCGCGGCATGAACTTCTCCGGCGGGGTGATCCGGGTGTACTCCTCGCCCATGAAGGCGGACAGCCGTTGGCGCGCATCAGCGGCGAACACGATGAACCGCCACGGTTGGGTCATGCCGTGGTTCGGCGCCCAGGTGCCGTTGGACAGGATGAGCTCCACCATGTCACGCTGCACCACGCGGTCGCTCATGTCCTTGGGGTGGATGGTGCGGCGGTCGCGGATCACCGCGGTGAGGTCACTGACGCTGTGGCGCATGGGTGTGGGCGGACGGTCCCGCGGGGCAGCGAAAGTACCGGTCACCGCATCTACCTTGCGCCACCCTATCCCGGCATCCCCATGCAGCGCACCCTCACCCTCTCCCTCCTGGCCTTCATCGCCGCTCCGCTCCTGGCACAACCCACGATCGAGGCCTCCGAGAACCAACCCGGGATCGGCGACGCCATCACGGTGAACACCGGTGCGTACACCAGCGCCGGCGCTGCGGGCAACAACCAGACCTACGACTTCAGCACGCTCACCAGCGCGGGCACCCGCACCTGGACCTACATCGATCCGGCGGTCTACCCGGACGCCGGCACGCTGTTCCCGACGGCCAACATCGCCATGACGGACGGTGCCACGGACACCACGTTCTTCGCCATGAGCGGCTCGGCCCTGACGGTGGTGGGTGAGGATGCCGCGTTGCTGGGATTCGGCTATACAGCGCCGATCGCCCAAGGCCCGGACCACATCCGCTGGCCGGCCAGCCTCGGCACCAATTGGTCGGGTCCCATCTCGGCCACGTTCGACATCGATGGGGTGGGCACCTTCACCCGATCGGGCAGCTACACGGCCGTGGTGGATGGCGCCGGCACACTGGTGCTGCCGGGCGGCACGAGCATGGAGGTGATCC
Proteins encoded in this region:
- a CDS encoding T9SS type A sorting domain-containing protein, whose translation is MQRTLTLSLLAFIAAPLLAQPTIEASENQPGIGDAITVNTGAYTSAGAAGNNQTYDFSTLTSAGTRTWTYIDPAVYPDAGTLFPTANIAMTDGATDTTFFAMSGSALTVVGEDAALLGFGYTAPIAQGPDHIRWPASLGTNWSGPISATFDIDGVGTFTRSGSYTAVVDGAGTLVLPGGTSMEVIRVRFTSNEVNAGTLVTVTRKKEIYSYHTRFKAHPVVRIIADSLSSNIGPSLNTLVTEWLDVTEVGIGEADALNIDLAPNPAKELVVLTTERPVVAVELRDAAGRLVPTSAARIQGTRVELGLAGLRPGFYLVQVTAADGGRATRRLVVE
- a CDS encoding nitroreductase; translated protein: MRHSVSDLTAVIRDRRTIHPKDMSDRVVQRDMVELILSNGTWAPNHGMTQPWRFIVFAADARQRLSAFMGEEYTRITPPEKFMPRKHENAVQRPLQASVVVALGLARDPRGKISELEEQLALACAVQNMHLTCTAYGLGGFWGTGAVVTGDGMRRFLGLADGDRCMGLFYIGYPAADWPKGYRKPLPDVMSWQEV